From Triticum urartu cultivar G1812 chromosome 2, Tu2.1, whole genome shotgun sequence, a single genomic window includes:
- the LOC125534101 gene encoding uncharacterized protein LOC125534101 isoform X1 — MDPAPGGPADLISVLPEDLLLEILERLGSARAAAVTSLLSRRWRGLWTRLPSLTLSLHDLPFGSIEAALHRAAARRRPGVYIYHLNIRVAGEAGTIGAGRFSSLLWDAARLSPVELRLSLPRNLQVSCLEVTLPSFHRATSMDLRARELHLTVWAKPYGPINGCYVPFRSLERLSLSGCHIDLATFIPFCPRLRVLRLNTTGLIDMSNITVHSASLEELVVEHGNRWTGRTHISVSVDSPVLKQLTASFHACGNIGVSILAPMLDKVWWRCSYAKPIYGLGLWGLSEVGFNTDAGRDACVQLPSVHVLSLHISAVQVYMSHILLLQFSAIAGETELIQDVLSNCCLLLQNSVSFPNAELSTKGHVFGAFVLGMHLIRTALRNLKIVLLRSEVKDACPVNCPCDEPKNWRTETITLADLENMEIEGIGGEDHEFDFLKVIFRCAPMLKTVTVRLSDGVTPSVDWCTKVNNMFMAYPSVECNADLVSRYVAWLAYSIVAKGCFMVVQFISLNSPFSPIPLF; from the exons ATGGACCCGGCTCCCGGAGGTCCAGCCGACCTCATCAGCGTCCTCCCGGAGGATCTGCTTCTGGAGATCCTCGAGCGTCTTGgctccgcccgcgccgccgcggTCACCAGCCTCCTCTCCCGCCGGTGGCGCGGCCTATGGACCCGGCTCCCCAGCCTCACCCTCAGTCTCCACGACCTCCCGTTCGGCTCGATCGAGGCCGcgctccaccgcgccgccgctcGTCGACGCCCCGGTGTGTACATCTACCACCTCAACATCCGCGTCGCCGGCGAGGCCGGCACGATCGGCGCCGGGAGGTTCTCCTCGCTGCTCTGGGACGCCGCGAGGCTCTCGCCGGTGGAGCTGCGCCTCAGTCTCCCGCGGAACCTGCAAGTCTCCTGCTTGGAGGTGACACTGCCCAGCTTCCACCGCGCCACCTCCATGGATCTACGTGCGCGGGAACTCCACTTAACCGTATGGGCAAAGCCATATGGGCCGATCAATGGCTGCTATGTCCCCTTCCGCTCGCTGGAGAGGCTCTCCCTCTCGGGATGCCACATCGATCTGGCCACCTTCATCCCGTTCTGCCCGCGCCTGCGCGTGCTCCGGCTGAACACCACCGGTCTGATAGACATGAGCAACATTACGGTCCACTCCGCGTCGCTGGAGGAGCTCGTCGTGGAGCACGGCAACAGATGGACCGGCCGCACCCATATCAGCGTCAGCGTCGACTCCCCTGTGCTTAAGCAATTGACAGCGTCCTTCCATGCCTGCGGCAACATCGGGGTGTCCATCTTGGCACCAATGCTGGACAAGGTCTGGTGGCGGTGCTCGTATGCCAAGCCGATCTATGGGCTTGGTCTTTGGGGCCTCTCAGAGGTGGGCTTCAACACCGATGCTGGGAGAGACGCCTGTGTGCAGCTCCCTAGCGTCCATGTCCTGTCCCTACACATATCTGCCGTCCAAGTATATATGTCTCATATCCTGCTTCTTCAATTTAGCGCAATTGCCGGCGAAACTGAACTTATCCAGGATGTCTTGTCGAACTGTTGTTTGTTGTTGCAGAATTCAGTTAGCTTTCCAAATGCAGAGCTCAGCACCAAGGGCCATGTGTTTGGAGCTTTTGTGCTTGGGATGCATCTGATTCGTACAGCTCTACGGAACCTTAAGATTGTCCTGCTAAGATCAGAG GTGAAAGATGCATGCCCAGTAAATTGTCCCTGTGATGAGCCTAAGAACTGGAGAACAGAAACTATCACCTTGGCTGATCTTGAAAACATGGAAATTGAAGGCATCGGCGGGGAAGATCACGAGTTTGATTTCTTGAAAGTGATATTTAGATGTGCTCCAATGCTTAAAACGGTGACCGTGAGGCTGTCAGATGGTGTCACTCCAAGTGTCGATTGGTGCACAAAAGTAAACAACATGTTCATGGCATATCCTTCCGTCGAATGCAATGCTGATCTGGTAAGCAGGTATGTTGCATGGTTAGCATACTCAATAGTTGCAAAAGGTTGTTTTATGGTGGTACAGTTTATCAGTCTAAACTCACCATTTAGCCCTATACCTTTATTTTGA
- the LOC125534101 gene encoding putative FBD-associated F-box protein At5g50270 isoform X3 has protein sequence MDPAPGGPADLISVLPEDLLLEILERLGSARAAAVTSLLSRRWRGLWTRLPSLTLSLHDLPFGSIEAALHRAAARRRPGVYIYHLNIRVAGEAGTIGAGRFSSLLWDAARLSPVELRLSLPRNLQVSCLEVTLPSFHRATSMDLRARELHLTVWAKPYGPINGCYVPFRSLERLSLSGCHIDLATFIPFCPRLRVLRLNTTGLIDMSNITVHSASLEELVVEHGNRWTGRTHISVSVDSPVLKQLTASFHACGNIGVSILAPMLDKVWWRCSYAKPIYGLGLWGLSEVGFNTDAGRDACVQLPSVHVLSLHISAVQNSVSFPNAELSTKGHVFGAFVLGMHLIRTALRNLKIVLLRSEVKDACPVNCPCDEPKNWRTETITLADLENMEIEGIGGEDHEFDFLKVIFRCAPMLKTVTVRLSDGVTPSVDWCTKVNNMFMAYPSVECNADLVSRYVAWLAYSIVAKGCFMVVQFISLNSPFSPIPLF, from the exons ATGGACCCGGCTCCCGGAGGTCCAGCCGACCTCATCAGCGTCCTCCCGGAGGATCTGCTTCTGGAGATCCTCGAGCGTCTTGgctccgcccgcgccgccgcggTCACCAGCCTCCTCTCCCGCCGGTGGCGCGGCCTATGGACCCGGCTCCCCAGCCTCACCCTCAGTCTCCACGACCTCCCGTTCGGCTCGATCGAGGCCGcgctccaccgcgccgccgctcGTCGACGCCCCGGTGTGTACATCTACCACCTCAACATCCGCGTCGCCGGCGAGGCCGGCACGATCGGCGCCGGGAGGTTCTCCTCGCTGCTCTGGGACGCCGCGAGGCTCTCGCCGGTGGAGCTGCGCCTCAGTCTCCCGCGGAACCTGCAAGTCTCCTGCTTGGAGGTGACACTGCCCAGCTTCCACCGCGCCACCTCCATGGATCTACGTGCGCGGGAACTCCACTTAACCGTATGGGCAAAGCCATATGGGCCGATCAATGGCTGCTATGTCCCCTTCCGCTCGCTGGAGAGGCTCTCCCTCTCGGGATGCCACATCGATCTGGCCACCTTCATCCCGTTCTGCCCGCGCCTGCGCGTGCTCCGGCTGAACACCACCGGTCTGATAGACATGAGCAACATTACGGTCCACTCCGCGTCGCTGGAGGAGCTCGTCGTGGAGCACGGCAACAGATGGACCGGCCGCACCCATATCAGCGTCAGCGTCGACTCCCCTGTGCTTAAGCAATTGACAGCGTCCTTCCATGCCTGCGGCAACATCGGGGTGTCCATCTTGGCACCAATGCTGGACAAGGTCTGGTGGCGGTGCTCGTATGCCAAGCCGATCTATGGGCTTGGTCTTTGGGGCCTCTCAGAGGTGGGCTTCAACACCGATGCTGGGAGAGACGCCTGTGTGCAGCTCCCTAGCGTCCATGTCCTGTCCCTACACATATCTGCCGTCCAA AATTCAGTTAGCTTTCCAAATGCAGAGCTCAGCACCAAGGGCCATGTGTTTGGAGCTTTTGTGCTTGGGATGCATCTGATTCGTACAGCTCTACGGAACCTTAAGATTGTCCTGCTAAGATCAGAG GTGAAAGATGCATGCCCAGTAAATTGTCCCTGTGATGAGCCTAAGAACTGGAGAACAGAAACTATCACCTTGGCTGATCTTGAAAACATGGAAATTGAAGGCATCGGCGGGGAAGATCACGAGTTTGATTTCTTGAAAGTGATATTTAGATGTGCTCCAATGCTTAAAACGGTGACCGTGAGGCTGTCAGATGGTGTCACTCCAAGTGTCGATTGGTGCACAAAAGTAAACAACATGTTCATGGCATATCCTTCCGTCGAATGCAATGCTGATCTGGTAAGCAGGTATGTTGCATGGTTAGCATACTCAATAGTTGCAAAAGGTTGTTTTATGGTGGTACAGTTTATCAGTCTAAACTCACCATTTAGCCCTATACCTTTATTTTGA
- the LOC125534101 gene encoding putative FBD-associated F-box protein At5g50270 isoform X2, translated as MDPAPGGPADLISVLPEDLLLEILERLGSARAAAVTSLLSRRWRGLWTRLPSLTLSLHDLPFGSIEAALHRAAARRRPGVYIYHLNIRVAGEAGTIGAGRFSSLLWDAARLSPVELRLSLPRNLQVSCLEVTLPSFHRATSMDLRARELHLTVWAKPYGPINGCYVPFRSLERLSLSGCHIDLATFIPFCPRLRVLRLNTTGLIDMSNITVHSASLEELVVEHGNRWTGRTHISVSVDSPVLKQLTASFHACGNIGVSILAPMLDKVWWRCSYAKPIYGLGLWGLSEVGFNTDAGRDACVQLPSVHVLSLHISAVQVYMSHILLLQFSAIAGETELIQDVLSNCCLLLQNSVSFPNAELSTKGHVFGAFVLGMHLIRTALRNLKIVLLRSEVKDACPVNCPCDEPKNWRTETITLADLENMEIEGIGGEDHEFDFLKVIFRCAPMLKTVTVRLSDGVTPSVDWCTKVNNMFMAYPSVECNADLVSRAKAVC; from the exons ATGGACCCGGCTCCCGGAGGTCCAGCCGACCTCATCAGCGTCCTCCCGGAGGATCTGCTTCTGGAGATCCTCGAGCGTCTTGgctccgcccgcgccgccgcggTCACCAGCCTCCTCTCCCGCCGGTGGCGCGGCCTATGGACCCGGCTCCCCAGCCTCACCCTCAGTCTCCACGACCTCCCGTTCGGCTCGATCGAGGCCGcgctccaccgcgccgccgctcGTCGACGCCCCGGTGTGTACATCTACCACCTCAACATCCGCGTCGCCGGCGAGGCCGGCACGATCGGCGCCGGGAGGTTCTCCTCGCTGCTCTGGGACGCCGCGAGGCTCTCGCCGGTGGAGCTGCGCCTCAGTCTCCCGCGGAACCTGCAAGTCTCCTGCTTGGAGGTGACACTGCCCAGCTTCCACCGCGCCACCTCCATGGATCTACGTGCGCGGGAACTCCACTTAACCGTATGGGCAAAGCCATATGGGCCGATCAATGGCTGCTATGTCCCCTTCCGCTCGCTGGAGAGGCTCTCCCTCTCGGGATGCCACATCGATCTGGCCACCTTCATCCCGTTCTGCCCGCGCCTGCGCGTGCTCCGGCTGAACACCACCGGTCTGATAGACATGAGCAACATTACGGTCCACTCCGCGTCGCTGGAGGAGCTCGTCGTGGAGCACGGCAACAGATGGACCGGCCGCACCCATATCAGCGTCAGCGTCGACTCCCCTGTGCTTAAGCAATTGACAGCGTCCTTCCATGCCTGCGGCAACATCGGGGTGTCCATCTTGGCACCAATGCTGGACAAGGTCTGGTGGCGGTGCTCGTATGCCAAGCCGATCTATGGGCTTGGTCTTTGGGGCCTCTCAGAGGTGGGCTTCAACACCGATGCTGGGAGAGACGCCTGTGTGCAGCTCCCTAGCGTCCATGTCCTGTCCCTACACATATCTGCCGTCCAAGTATATATGTCTCATATCCTGCTTCTTCAATTTAGCGCAATTGCCGGCGAAACTGAACTTATCCAGGATGTCTTGTCGAACTGTTGTTTGTTGTTGCAGAATTCAGTTAGCTTTCCAAATGCAGAGCTCAGCACCAAGGGCCATGTGTTTGGAGCTTTTGTGCTTGGGATGCATCTGATTCGTACAGCTCTACGGAACCTTAAGATTGTCCTGCTAAGATCAGAG GTGAAAGATGCATGCCCAGTAAATTGTCCCTGTGATGAGCCTAAGAACTGGAGAACAGAAACTATCACCTTGGCTGATCTTGAAAACATGGAAATTGAAGGCATCGGCGGGGAAGATCACGAGTTTGATTTCTTGAAAGTGATATTTAGATGTGCTCCAATGCTTAAAACGGTGACCGTGAGGCTGTCAGATGGTGTCACTCCAAGTGTCGATTGGTGCACAAAAGTAAACAACATGTTCATGGCATATCCTTCCGTCGAATGCAATGCTGATCTGGTAAGCAG GGCCAAAGCAGTGTGTTGA